The Nocardioides salarius genome includes a region encoding these proteins:
- a CDS encoding SixA phosphatase family protein, producing the protein MSSETAPRRLVLARHAQAVGAAATDAVRELSARGRRDAAAAGRWLAELGVTPDHALVSAAVRTSQTWDQMCAGAGWELAADLDRGLYEAGTDAALDLVRLVPAQVRTLVVVGHNPTIGSLAHVLDDGDGDPEAVTALLGGYPTSALTVFAVSTAWADLAEESATVLAHHVARG; encoded by the coding sequence GTGAGCAGCGAGACCGCCCCCCGACGCCTGGTCCTGGCCCGGCACGCCCAGGCCGTCGGCGCGGCCGCGACCGATGCCGTGCGCGAGCTGAGCGCCCGCGGGCGCCGCGACGCCGCGGCCGCCGGGCGGTGGCTGGCCGAGCTGGGCGTGACTCCCGACCACGCCCTCGTCTCCGCGGCGGTGCGCACCAGCCAGACCTGGGACCAGATGTGCGCCGGCGCCGGCTGGGAGCTGGCCGCCGACCTCGACCGGGGTCTCTACGAGGCCGGCACCGACGCGGCGCTCGACCTGGTGCGGCTGGTGCCCGCGCAGGTGCGCACCCTGGTGGTCGTGGGCCACAACCCCACCATCGGCTCGCTGGCGCACGTCCTCGACGACGGCGACGGGGACCCCGAGGCGGTGACGGCGCTGCTCGGGGGCTACCCGACCAGCGCGCTCACCGTCTTCGCGGTCAGCACCGCGTGGGCCGACCTCGCCGAGGAGTCGGCGACCGTGCTGGCCCACCACGTCGCCCGCGGCTGA
- the serB gene encoding phosphoserine phosphatase SerB, whose protein sequence is MNQPLPPPDGVRPETLLITLTGRDRPGVTSSVFATLARAGVEVVDLEQIRLRRRLILGVLVTVPQDAAGLQRAVEETAGSLDMSVEIEAGTGDTRPPARGGSHVTVLGTPLTASAMAAVAGRIAEAGANIDRIERMARYPVTAFDLHVSGAEPERLRELLALEAASQGIDVAVQPANLLRRGMRLIVMDVDSTLIQGEVIEMIAAHAGCEAEVAEVTERAMRGELDFEESLRSRVALLEGVPARALHEVYDAIQLAPGARTMVRTLRRLGYRFAIVSGGFTQITDRLATELGIHFARANELEIVDGHLTGRIVGEVVDRAGKARALREFADEIGVDVASTIAIGDGANDLDMLAAAGLGIAYNAKPMVRDAADTSVNVPYLDAIIYLLGISREEVEAADRAVGITTPAPPL, encoded by the coding sequence ATGAACCAGCCACTCCCGCCGCCGGACGGCGTACGCCCCGAGACGCTCCTGATCACCCTGACCGGTCGCGACCGCCCGGGCGTGACGTCCTCGGTCTTCGCGACCCTGGCGCGGGCCGGGGTGGAGGTCGTCGACCTCGAGCAGATCCGGTTGCGGCGCCGCCTGATCCTCGGCGTGCTGGTCACCGTGCCCCAGGACGCCGCCGGTCTGCAGCGGGCCGTGGAGGAGACCGCGGGCTCGCTCGACATGAGCGTCGAGATCGAGGCCGGCACGGGCGACACGCGGCCCCCGGCCCGGGGCGGCTCCCACGTGACCGTGCTCGGCACGCCCCTCACGGCCTCGGCGATGGCCGCGGTGGCCGGGCGGATCGCCGAGGCGGGGGCCAACATCGACCGCATCGAGCGGATGGCGCGCTACCCCGTGACCGCCTTCGACCTGCACGTCTCGGGCGCCGAGCCGGAGCGGCTGCGCGAGCTGTTGGCCCTCGAGGCCGCCAGCCAGGGCATCGACGTGGCGGTCCAGCCCGCCAACCTGCTGCGCCGCGGCATGCGGCTGATCGTGATGGACGTCGACTCCACGCTCATCCAGGGCGAGGTGATCGAGATGATCGCCGCCCACGCCGGCTGCGAGGCCGAGGTCGCCGAGGTCACCGAGCGCGCGATGCGCGGCGAGCTCGACTTCGAGGAGTCGCTGCGCTCGCGGGTGGCGCTGCTCGAGGGCGTGCCGGCCCGCGCGCTGCACGAGGTCTACGACGCCATCCAGCTCGCGCCGGGGGCGCGCACCATGGTGCGCACGCTGCGTCGCCTGGGCTACCGGTTCGCGATCGTCTCGGGCGGCTTCACCCAGATCACCGACCGGCTCGCCACCGAGCTCGGCATCCACTTCGCCCGGGCCAACGAGCTCGAGATCGTCGACGGCCACCTGACCGGGCGCATCGTCGGCGAGGTCGTCGACCGGGCCGGCAAGGCCCGGGCGCTGCGGGAGTTCGCCGACGAGATCGGTGTCGACGTCGCCTCCACCATCGCCATCGGCGACGGCGCCAACGACCTCGACATGCTCGCCGCCGCCGGGCTGGGCATCGCCTACAACGCCAAGCCCATGGTCCGCGACGCCGCCGACACCTCGGTCAACGTGCCCTACCTCGACGCGATCATCTACCTGCTCGGGATCAGCCGCGAGGAGGTCGAGGCCGCCGACCGCGCGGTGGGCATCACCACCCCCGCGCCGCCCCTCTGA
- a CDS encoding zinc ribbon domain-containing protein: MPSYARPDLCPDCGAVLPPEPDACPRCGLPLRDPLADELLATLRHADELVVRLRARADAPTRAPATGTVPRTRRGPVPRRLVPRRLGQATVPQLLLALGAACLLVAAVVFLAVAWSWLGVAGRTAVLLVLTVSAGGASVLLSRRDLVAAAEALCAVTLGFVVLDVLGAGQSGWAPEPGTSGSGLVLGAVVVAAGLALSTLHLRLAGARPVVAQLVIAPALLGLAGSLAAVVEERTADGGAASASGVWAGCVVAAAALVVLAARTRLGVLRVAAGVVGCVAWLVLLAISLADNGADLSLRGLWAEGGVTWLLVAAALALLPLLDPLVRRGAVAVLPEVAAMSLGSLVLVLPALDEGADAVLVATGALVAVWGLAAAGTARVLPRRRVVPVGVALAFVLPVLVAVVSLHAVALEALLDVAAVYDATVGVRVDAPATAWDARLLVPAVLALGVAALGAAPAARQRHTGVTVGAALAVAALATAALLEAPLAAVVLPLALAATGLVALGNRRAVWSGLVVGAAGGVVALPSAALAAVAAGLVVLACGYRALAGRPGGAEAWAALPVAGAAALWAVGELAGVDVASRGAATVLVVGVLALVARRTEVDLATVLVVPWPAVAGVLAAGDRSVSSALHLTLLGALLVARALTDDRRRRVAWAGGLLLAAATWVRLADIGVEAPEAYTAPTALALLVVGLRALRRAPERGSVATLLPGLVLAVLPSLLWVLAQDPVSWRALLLGLGCLVLVLGGARLCWQAPLLVGAVAGGLLVLRELAPYAAATPQWVLLAAAGALLLGVGTTWERRVRDLRHAGHYLARLR, encoded by the coding sequence ATGCCCAGCTACGCGCGCCCCGACCTGTGCCCCGACTGCGGGGCGGTGCTGCCGCCGGAGCCCGACGCGTGCCCGCGCTGCGGGCTGCCGCTGCGTGACCCGCTCGCCGACGAGCTGCTGGCCACGCTGCGCCACGCCGACGAGCTGGTGGTCCGGCTGCGGGCCCGCGCCGACGCACCCACCCGGGCGCCGGCGACCGGGACCGTGCCCCGGACCCGCCGAGGACCGGTGCCTCGACGACTGGTGCCTCGACGTCTGGGCCAGGCCACGGTGCCGCAGCTGCTGCTGGCCCTGGGCGCCGCCTGCCTGCTGGTCGCGGCCGTGGTGTTCCTGGCGGTCGCCTGGTCGTGGCTCGGCGTTGCCGGGCGCACCGCCGTGCTGCTGGTGCTGACGGTGTCGGCCGGCGGCGCCTCGGTGCTGCTGTCGCGTCGAGACCTGGTCGCGGCCGCGGAGGCGCTCTGCGCGGTCACCCTCGGCTTCGTCGTGCTCGACGTGCTGGGCGCCGGCCAGTCGGGCTGGGCGCCCGAGCCCGGCACCAGCGGGTCGGGGCTCGTCCTCGGTGCGGTGGTCGTCGCGGCCGGGCTCGCGCTGTCCACCCTGCACCTGCGCCTCGCCGGGGCACGGCCCGTGGTCGCCCAGCTGGTCATCGCACCGGCGCTCCTCGGCCTCGCCGGCTCCCTGGCGGCCGTGGTCGAGGAGCGCACCGCCGACGGCGGGGCCGCCAGCGCGTCAGGTGTCTGGGCGGGCTGCGTGGTGGCCGCCGCGGCCCTCGTCGTGCTCGCCGCGCGCACGCGGCTGGGGGTGCTGCGTGTCGCCGCGGGCGTGGTGGGCTGCGTGGCCTGGCTGGTGCTGCTCGCGATCTCCCTGGCCGACAACGGCGCCGACCTGAGCCTGCGCGGCCTCTGGGCGGAGGGCGGGGTCACCTGGTTGCTGGTGGCCGCCGCGCTCGCGCTGCTGCCGCTGCTCGACCCCCTCGTGCGCCGCGGCGCGGTGGCCGTGCTGCCCGAGGTGGCGGCGATGTCGCTGGGCAGCCTGGTGCTCGTGCTGCCGGCCCTCGACGAGGGTGCCGACGCCGTGCTGGTCGCGACCGGTGCCCTCGTCGCGGTGTGGGGCCTGGCGGCCGCGGGCACCGCGCGCGTCCTGCCTCGACGACGGGTCGTCCCGGTCGGGGTCGCCCTGGCGTTCGTGCTGCCGGTGCTGGTCGCGGTCGTGTCGCTGCACGCCGTCGCGCTGGAGGCGCTGCTCGACGTCGCCGCGGTGTACGACGCCACGGTGGGCGTGCGCGTCGACGCGCCCGCCACCGCCTGGGACGCCCGCCTGCTGGTGCCGGCCGTGCTCGCCCTGGGCGTCGCGGCGCTGGGCGCGGCGCCGGCGGCCCGGCAGCGGCACACGGGCGTCACCGTGGGCGCCGCGCTCGCCGTCGCGGCGCTGGCCACGGCCGCCCTGCTCGAGGCGCCCCTGGCGGCGGTGGTGCTGCCGCTCGCGCTCGCCGCGACGGGCCTGGTGGCGCTCGGGAACCGGCGTGCGGTCTGGTCGGGCCTCGTGGTCGGGGCCGCCGGCGGCGTGGTGGCCCTGCCCAGCGCGGCCCTGGCCGCCGTCGCGGCCGGTCTCGTGGTGCTCGCCTGCGGCTACCGGGCCCTCGCGGGCCGTCCGGGTGGGGCGGAGGCCTGGGCGGCGCTGCCCGTCGCGGGGGCGGCGGCCCTGTGGGCCGTCGGCGAGCTGGCCGGCGTCGACGTGGCCTCCCGGGGCGCGGCGACGGTGCTGGTCGTGGGCGTCCTGGCCCTGGTGGCGCGACGTACCGAGGTCGACCTGGCGACCGTGCTGGTGGTGCCCTGGCCGGCGGTGGCCGGGGTGCTGGCGGCGGGGGACCGGTCGGTCTCCTCGGCGCTGCACCTGACCCTGCTGGGCGCGCTGCTGGTGGCCCGGGCGCTCACCGACGACCGCCGTCGACGGGTCGCCTGGGCCGGTGGCCTGCTGCTCGCGGCCGCCACCTGGGTGCGCCTGGCCGACATCGGTGTCGAGGCCCCGGAGGCCTACACCGCACCCACCGCGCTCGCGCTGCTCGTCGTCGGGCTGCGTGCCCTGCGCCGCGCCCCCGAGCGGGGCTCGGTGGCCACCCTGCTGCCCGGGCTGGTGCTGGCCGTGCTGCCGAGCCTGCTGTGGGTGCTGGCCCAGGACCCCGTCTCGTGGCGCGCCCTGCTGCTGGGCCTGGGCTGCCTGGTCCTGGTGCTGGGTGGCGCCCGGCTGTGCTGGCAGGCGCCGCTGCTGGTCGGGGCGGTCGCCGGCGGGCTCCTGGTGCTGCGCGAGCTGGCGCCGTACGCCGCAGCGACGCCGCAGTGGGTCCTGCTGGCGGCGGCCGGCGCGCTGCTGCTCGGGGTCGGCACCACCTGGGAGCGCCGCGTGCGCGACCTGCGCCACGCCGGGCACTACCTGGCCCGGCTCAGGTGA
- the secD gene encoding protein translocase subunit SecD, with amino-acid sequence MRKSSWWRFLVAVLVLVGAALLTLGSSPKLGLDLSGGTQITLEASSTDTVEANAENTDRAVEVLRGRVDALGVTEPTLVRSGENRILIELPGVEDPREAAEVIGRTARLTFHPVLGTDPSIVGNTGEEPEEGSQQPDTDKQGRFATTDEDGSPLVLGPAQLEGDDVSSATAGIQEQGVQWVVDVEFASKGQDAWASLTGDAACFQQGDPQRRIAIVLDSEVISSPQVQDSTCDVGQLGGRTQISGSFTESSAQNLALLIEGGALPLPVEIISQQVVGPTLGDEAIDASFQAGLIGLLLTGLFITFAYRLSGFLAVVALGCYALISYAVLVALGATLTLPGLAGFVLAIGMAIDANVLVFERAKEESSEENAPPAKAISTGFSKAWSAILDSNVTTLLAGGLLFFLATGPVRGFGVTLTIGVVASMFSAMVISRVLVEFATSRKAVRRRPALTGFAKTGKVHDVLLERNPDIMGRSRIWLATSAAVVVAALAGIGLNGLNLGVEFTGGRVLDFTTSQAADAGDVETVRADLDDAGFDDAVVQTSGDGDLVVKVGDVDNDQAQVIRDTVAAAVPGSDLESDSLIGPSLGDELRNKALIALGIALAAQMLYLALRFRWVFGASAAIAMLHDVSIVIGVFAWLGRPVDGVFLAAVLTVIGLSVNDTVVVFDRVREKWRGTREGAVTFAESCNEAVLATVPRTINTGLGTMFILGALFVLGGDSLTDFALALLIGLVVGTYSSVFTATPLAVLMHRVWPVEPREPRSKRVERAPDDSGAVI; translated from the coding sequence ATGCGCAAGAGCTCGTGGTGGCGTTTCCTCGTCGCCGTCCTGGTCCTGGTCGGTGCCGCCCTGCTCACCCTGGGCTCCTCGCCCAAGCTGGGCCTGGACCTCTCCGGAGGCACCCAGATCACCCTGGAGGCGAGCTCGACCGACACCGTCGAGGCCAACGCCGAGAACACCGACCGTGCGGTGGAGGTGCTGCGCGGTCGCGTCGACGCCCTGGGCGTCACCGAGCCCACGCTGGTGCGCTCGGGCGAGAACCGGATCCTGATCGAGCTGCCCGGCGTCGAGGACCCCCGCGAGGCGGCGGAGGTCATCGGCCGCACCGCGCGCCTGACCTTCCACCCGGTGCTCGGCACCGACCCCAGCATCGTCGGCAACACCGGCGAGGAGCCCGAGGAGGGCTCGCAGCAGCCCGACACCGACAAGCAGGGCCGCTTCGCCACCACCGACGAGGACGGCTCCCCACTGGTGCTCGGCCCGGCCCAGCTCGAGGGCGACGACGTCTCCAGCGCCACCGCCGGCATCCAGGAGCAGGGCGTCCAGTGGGTCGTCGACGTCGAGTTCGCCAGCAAGGGCCAGGACGCCTGGGCCTCCCTGACCGGCGACGCCGCCTGCTTCCAGCAGGGCGACCCCCAGCGCCGCATCGCGATCGTCCTCGACAGCGAGGTGATCAGCTCCCCGCAGGTCCAGGACTCCACCTGCGACGTCGGCCAGCTCGGCGGGCGCACCCAGATCAGCGGCAGCTTCACCGAGTCCTCCGCGCAGAACCTGGCGCTGCTGATCGAGGGCGGCGCGCTGCCGCTGCCCGTCGAGATCATCTCCCAGCAGGTCGTCGGCCCCACGCTCGGCGACGAGGCCATCGACGCCTCCTTCCAGGCCGGCCTCATCGGCCTGCTGCTCACCGGCCTCTTCATCACCTTCGCCTACCGCCTCTCCGGCTTCCTGGCCGTGGTGGCACTGGGCTGCTACGCCCTCATCTCGTACGCCGTGCTGGTCGCGCTCGGCGCGACCCTGACGCTGCCGGGCCTCGCGGGCTTCGTGCTGGCCATCGGCATGGCGATCGACGCCAACGTGCTCGTCTTCGAGCGGGCCAAGGAGGAGAGCTCCGAGGAGAACGCGCCCCCGGCGAAGGCGATCTCCACCGGCTTCTCGAAGGCCTGGTCAGCCATCCTCGACTCCAACGTCACCACCCTGCTGGCCGGTGGCCTGCTCTTCTTCCTCGCCACCGGCCCCGTGCGCGGCTTCGGCGTCACGCTGACGATCGGCGTCGTGGCCTCGATGTTCTCGGCGATGGTCATCAGCCGGGTGCTGGTCGAGTTCGCCACCTCGCGCAAGGCCGTGCGCCGCCGCCCGGCGCTGACCGGCTTCGCGAAGACCGGCAAGGTCCACGACGTCCTGCTCGAGCGCAACCCCGACATCATGGGCCGCTCGCGGATCTGGCTGGCCACGTCCGCGGCCGTCGTGGTCGCCGCGCTGGCCGGCATCGGGCTCAACGGGCTCAACCTCGGCGTGGAGTTCACCGGCGGCCGCGTCCTCGACTTCACCACCTCGCAGGCCGCCGACGCCGGCGACGTCGAGACCGTGCGCGCCGACCTCGACGACGCCGGCTTCGACGACGCCGTGGTGCAGACCTCCGGTGACGGCGACCTGGTGGTCAAGGTCGGCGACGTCGACAACGACCAGGCGCAGGTCATCCGCGACACCGTCGCCGCCGCGGTGCCGGGCTCCGACCTCGAGTCCGACTCACTGATCGGGCCGTCGCTGGGCGACGAGCTGCGCAACAAGGCGCTGATCGCGCTGGGCATCGCCCTGGCCGCCCAGATGCTCTACCTGGCACTGCGCTTCCGCTGGGTCTTCGGCGCGTCGGCGGCGATCGCGATGCTCCACGACGTCTCGATCGTGATCGGTGTCTTCGCCTGGCTCGGCCGCCCGGTCGACGGGGTGTTCCTCGCCGCCGTGCTGACCGTCATCGGCCTCAGCGTCAACGACACCGTCGTCGTCTTCGACCGCGTGCGTGAGAAGTGGCGCGGCACCCGCGAAGGCGCCGTCACCTTCGCGGAGTCCTGCAACGAGGCCGTGCTGGCCACGGTGCCCCGCACGATCAACACCGGCCTGGGCACGATGTTCATCCTGGGCGCGCTCTTCGTGCTCGGTGGCGACTCGCTGACCGACTTCGCGCTCGCCCTGCTCATCGGCCTGGTCGTCGGCACCTACTCCTCGGTCTTCACCGCGACCCCGCTGGCGGTGCTGATGCACCGGGTCTGGCCCGTGGAGCCCCGCGAGCCGCGCTCCAAGAGGGTCGAGCGGGCCCCCGACGACAGCGGCGCCGTCATCTGA
- a CDS encoding ABC transporter ATP-binding protein — MAAVLEFADVSVRRGQATLLDRVSWTVEEDERWVVLGPNGAGKTTLLQLASAQIHPSDGVAGVLEEVLGTVDVFELRPRIGLTSAALAERIPRGEKVRDLVVSASYAVVGRWREAYDELDHERAESLLRELGALHLADRTFGTLSEGERKRVQICRSLMSDPELLLLDEPAAGLDLGGREDLVATLSMLAYDPDSPATVLVSHHVEEIPPGFTHALLLREGRVVEAGLLDQVLTEAALSATFGMPLHVTHEDERWTARRRTRAH; from the coding sequence ATGGCAGCAGTCCTCGAGTTCGCCGACGTCTCCGTCCGCCGGGGCCAGGCCACCCTGCTCGACCGGGTCAGCTGGACCGTCGAGGAGGACGAGCGCTGGGTCGTGCTCGGCCCCAACGGGGCGGGCAAGACCACGCTGCTGCAGCTGGCCTCCGCCCAGATCCACCCCTCCGACGGGGTGGCGGGCGTGCTCGAGGAGGTGCTGGGCACCGTCGACGTCTTCGAGCTGCGCCCCCGCATCGGCCTGACCAGCGCCGCGCTCGCCGAGCGGATCCCCCGCGGTGAGAAGGTGCGCGACCTCGTCGTCTCCGCGTCGTACGCCGTCGTGGGCCGCTGGCGCGAGGCCTACGACGAGCTCGACCACGAGCGGGCCGAGTCGCTGCTGCGCGAGCTGGGTGCGCTGCACCTGGCCGACCGGACCTTCGGCACCCTCTCGGAGGGGGAGCGCAAGCGGGTGCAGATCTGCCGCTCCCTGATGAGCGACCCCGAGCTGCTGCTGCTCGACGAGCCGGCCGCCGGTCTCGACCTGGGCGGTCGCGAGGACCTGGTCGCGACGCTGTCGATGCTGGCCTACGACCCCGACTCGCCGGCCACGGTGCTGGTCTCCCACCACGTCGAGGAGATCCCGCCCGGCTTCACCCACGCGCTGCTGCTGCGCGAGGGTCGCGTGGTCGAGGCCGGGCTGCTCGACCAGGTGCTCACCGAGGCGGCGCTCTCGGCGACCTTCGGGATGCCGCTGCACGTCACCCACGAGGACGAGCGCTGGACCGCCCGGCGCCGCACCCGCGCCCACTGA
- a CDS encoding NfeD family protein codes for MEWWSDNSWVAWLGLAAALGVVEMFSLDLIFMMLAVGALTGAVAGAFDLPLALQLLAAAAASLATLTLLRPRLITRLHGGPELTLGHDRLLGTQGQVTVRISATDVGRVRLAGEEWSAAPYDTMTTIEPGETVEVLQIRGATAYVHPVPRLES; via the coding sequence ATGGAGTGGTGGAGCGACAACAGCTGGGTCGCCTGGCTCGGCCTCGCGGCCGCCCTGGGCGTCGTCGAGATGTTCAGCCTCGACCTGATCTTCATGATGCTCGCCGTCGGGGCGCTGACCGGCGCCGTGGCCGGCGCCTTCGACCTGCCGCTGGCCCTGCAGCTGCTCGCCGCCGCCGCGGCCTCCCTGGCGACGCTGACGCTGCTGCGCCCCCGCCTGATCACCCGGCTGCACGGCGGGCCCGAGCTCACCCTGGGCCACGACCGCCTCCTGGGCACCCAGGGCCAGGTCACCGTGCGCATCAGCGCCACCGACGTCGGCCGGGTCCGCCTGGCGGGCGAGGAGTGGAGCGCCGCGCCGTACGACACCATGACCACCATCGAGCCGGGCGAGACCGTCGAGGTGCTGCAGATCCGCGGCGCCACGGCCTACGTGCACCCCGTCCCGCGCCTCGAGTCCTGA
- a CDS encoding SPFH domain-containing protein yields the protein MGLAILIVAAVLFLFVAVVLAKTIRIVPQARAAIVERFGKYKTTLSPGLNIVVPFIDKVRYVIDMREQVVSFPPQPVITEDNLVVSIDTVIYFQVTDSVAATYEIANYIQAVEQLTMTTLRNIVGGMDLEETLTSRDEINTRLRGVLDEATGKWGIRVNRVELKGIDPPPSIKDSMEKQMRADRDKRALILTAEGERQSAILTAEGQKQSAILTAEGDRESQILRAQADRESQILRAQGEGQAIQTVFQAIHDGRPDQSLLAYQYLQMMPKIAEGDANKVWIVPSEIGKALEGLGSTMNDLKGIPQEVEGPLKRVDMGPSEPKVPETAGSSGSSNAAVQAAIEEAARAANPGRARSESAQSDPAPTDPAPGDPAPGGGSE from the coding sequence ATGGGTCTCGCCATCCTCATCGTGGCCGCGGTGCTGTTCCTGTTCGTCGCCGTCGTGCTGGCCAAGACGATCCGGATCGTGCCGCAGGCGCGCGCCGCGATCGTCGAGCGCTTCGGCAAGTACAAGACCACCCTCTCGCCCGGCCTCAACATCGTGGTCCCGTTCATCGACAAGGTGCGCTACGTCATCGACATGCGCGAGCAGGTCGTGAGCTTCCCGCCGCAGCCGGTGATCACCGAGGACAACCTGGTGGTCTCGATCGACACCGTCATCTACTTCCAGGTCACCGACTCGGTGGCCGCGACCTACGAGATCGCCAACTACATCCAGGCCGTCGAGCAGCTGACGATGACCACGCTGCGCAACATCGTCGGTGGCATGGACCTCGAGGAGACGCTGACCAGCCGCGACGAGATCAACACGCGGCTGCGCGGGGTGCTCGACGAGGCCACCGGCAAGTGGGGCATCCGGGTCAACCGGGTCGAGCTCAAGGGCATCGACCCGCCGCCCTCCATCAAGGACTCGATGGAGAAGCAGATGCGCGCCGACCGCGACAAGCGCGCGCTGATCCTCACCGCCGAGGGCGAGCGCCAGTCGGCGATCCTGACCGCCGAGGGCCAGAAGCAGTCGGCGATCCTGACCGCCGAGGGTGACCGGGAGTCGCAGATCCTGCGCGCCCAGGCCGACCGGGAGTCGCAGATCCTGCGCGCCCAGGGTGAGGGCCAGGCCATCCAGACCGTCTTCCAGGCCATCCACGACGGCCGTCCCGACCAGTCGCTGCTGGCCTACCAGTACCTGCAGATGATGCCCAAGATCGCCGAGGGCGACGCCAACAAGGTCTGGATCGTGCCCAGCGAGATCGGCAAGGCCCTCGAGGGGCTCGGCTCGACGATGAACGACCTCAAGGGCATCCCCCAGGAGGTCGAGGGCCCGCTCAAGCGCGTCGACATGGGCCCCAGCGAGCCCAAGGTCCCCGAGACCGCCGGCAGCAGCGGCTCGAGCAACGCCGCGGTGCAGGCCGCCATCGAGGAGGCCGCGCGCGCCGCCAACCCGGGCCGGGCCCGCAGCGAGTCCGCGCAGAGCGACCCCGCGCCGACCGACCCCGCGCCGGGCGACCCCGCCCCGGGCGGCGGCTCGGAGTGA
- a CDS encoding sulfite exporter TauE/SafE family protein — protein MSLLETAAILLAGVAAGSINAVVGSGTLITFPTLLAFGVPPVTANVSNNVGLVPGSLSAAWGYRRELAGQRARVLRLGLASLLGGLLGAVLLLVLPEGAFATIVPVLVLLGVVLVVVQPAISRRVAARRAALGPGAAARDGAAWVWPAVLATGVYGGYFGAAQGVLLMGVLGIGVEEGLQRLNAVKNVLAGIVNGVAAVVFVAVADVDWRIVAVIAVGAVVGGQLGAHLGRRLPPLLLRAVIVAVGTTAFVVLVLG, from the coding sequence GTGAGCCTGCTCGAGACGGCCGCGATCCTGCTCGCCGGGGTCGCGGCCGGTTCCATCAACGCCGTCGTGGGCTCCGGCACGCTGATCACGTTCCCGACCCTGCTCGCCTTCGGTGTGCCACCGGTGACGGCGAACGTCTCCAACAACGTGGGCCTGGTCCCGGGGTCGTTGTCCGCGGCCTGGGGATACCGCCGAGAGCTCGCGGGCCAGCGCGCCCGGGTGCTGCGCCTGGGACTGGCCTCGCTGCTGGGCGGCCTGCTCGGCGCGGTGCTGCTGCTGGTGCTGCCCGAGGGCGCCTTCGCCACCATCGTCCCGGTGCTGGTGCTGCTCGGCGTGGTGCTGGTGGTCGTGCAACCGGCCATCTCGCGCCGGGTGGCGGCCCGCCGGGCCGCGCTCGGACCCGGCGCCGCCGCGCGCGACGGCGCCGCCTGGGTGTGGCCGGCCGTGCTGGCCACCGGCGTGTACGGCGGCTACTTCGGCGCCGCGCAGGGCGTGCTGCTGATGGGGGTGCTCGGGATCGGCGTCGAGGAGGGCCTGCAGCGCCTCAACGCCGTCAAGAACGTGCTGGCCGGCATCGTCAACGGGGTCGCGGCCGTGGTGTTCGTGGCCGTGGCCGACGTCGACTGGCGCATCGTCGCGGTGATCGCGGTCGGCGCGGTCGTCGGCGGCCAGCTGGGTGCCCACCTGGGGCGGCGGCTGCCGCCGCTGCTGCTGCGCGCGGTGATCGTCGCGGTCGGCACCACCGCCTTCGTGGTGCTGGTGCTCGGCTGA
- a CDS encoding DUF4267 domain-containing protein, which translates to MNPVTGLSLGRIAIGAAALARPDLVTRMFGVDVAANPQAGFVARLFGSREVALGVATLAASGRGRTGLVLLGVGVDLADAVAGHLAPREQGLEVLDARVMSGVASGAVLSGLMGLRTGPRGRASGPAPD; encoded by the coding sequence ATGAACCCCGTCACCGGACTCTCCCTCGGCCGGATCGCCATCGGCGCCGCCGCCCTCGCCCGGCCCGACCTCGTCACCCGGATGTTCGGCGTCGACGTGGCCGCCAACCCGCAGGCGGGGTTCGTGGCCCGGCTCTTCGGCTCGCGCGAGGTCGCCCTCGGCGTGGCCACGCTGGCGGCGTCCGGGCGCGGACGCACCGGCCTGGTGCTGCTGGGCGTGGGGGTCGACCTGGCCGACGCCGTGGCCGGCCACCTGGCCCCGCGCGAGCAGGGCCTCGAGGTCCTCGACGCCCGCGTGATGAGCGGCGTCGCCTCCGGCGCCGTCCTCTCGGGGCTGATGGGCCTGCGCACCGGGCCCCGTGGCCGCGCGAGCGGCCCGGCGCCCGACTAG